The candidate division KSB1 bacterium genome includes a region encoding these proteins:
- a CDS encoding M28 family peptidase produces MLKKSFILLTLLISNSFASLTFAQNSSMLGFTQASAEKQRELEQQIIGKPSGDRMLIYHKAMTAEPHHAGTAANVRTAEYFAEKLREFGFDEIEMNTYEALLPRPIERLVELLEPEKFTLKLMEPAFPEDPDSGQEGVLPPFNAYSADGDVTAEVVYVNYGIPADYDILDSLGISVEGKIVIARYGKSWRGIKPRLAGERGAIGCLLYSDPADDGFAKGDVLPQGKWRPGDGVQRGSVMDMPTYPGDPQTPMWPSKIGAERIPLKEITTLQKIPVLPISYNDALPILRNIGGETVPESWRGGLPITYHHGPGPAKVHMKLKFDWGVRPIVNVIGYLRGSEEPDKIIMTGGHRDAWTFGGRDPISGAVSLLESARVIADLAKKGFWPKRTIAFASWDGEEYGLIGSTEYGEEFAEKLQSEMVVYLNRESYTAGDFSAAGSHSLQPFINEISREVRVPGDSLTIHESWSKQFDETELVAQGARKDVRLGALGSGSDYTVFLDHLGIPAINLGFSSGNGIYHSRYDSHWFFTTHGDPGFAFGEKQAELVAIFLTRMANADVLPFTYTSTTETIDRYLDELDEELKKRDLNESIHLATIHAANAELQATATVLDGEIRRISQMSAAEIDRQSDPIKQLNNLLLKAEQGFLHQDGLPGRPWYRHQIYAPGFYTGYGVKTLPGVREAIEKKDVGEAEQMTKVLAETLDQVRQTLLDAVVVAAAITKSRSRHTQK; encoded by the coding sequence ATGCTGAAAAAAAGTTTTATTTTGCTGACTTTGTTGATCTCGAACTCATTCGCCAGTTTGACTTTTGCACAAAATTCCTCAATGCTGGGTTTCACTCAGGCATCAGCGGAAAAACAGCGCGAGCTAGAACAACAAATTATCGGAAAGCCTTCCGGCGATCGCATGTTGATATACCACAAAGCCATGACCGCCGAACCTCACCATGCCGGCACGGCGGCAAACGTCCGCACCGCGGAGTACTTTGCGGAGAAATTGCGCGAATTTGGTTTTGATGAAATCGAAATGAACACCTACGAGGCTTTGCTGCCGCGCCCGATCGAACGCCTCGTCGAGCTTCTCGAACCTGAAAAGTTTACGCTGAAACTCATGGAACCGGCTTTTCCCGAAGATCCGGATTCGGGCCAGGAAGGCGTCCTCCCTCCTTTCAACGCCTACTCTGCAGACGGCGACGTGACCGCCGAAGTTGTTTATGTGAATTACGGCATCCCGGCTGACTATGACATTCTGGACTCGCTGGGCATTTCAGTCGAAGGAAAAATTGTCATCGCCCGCTACGGAAAGAGCTGGCGCGGCATCAAGCCCAGGCTTGCCGGCGAACGCGGCGCCATCGGCTGCCTGCTTTATTCAGATCCAGCCGATGACGGTTTTGCCAAGGGGGACGTTCTGCCGCAAGGCAAATGGCGACCGGGAGACGGAGTGCAGCGCGGCTCAGTCATGGACATGCCGACTTACCCCGGCGATCCTCAGACTCCGATGTGGCCCTCCAAAATCGGGGCGGAGCGCATTCCTTTAAAAGAAATCACCACCCTGCAGAAGATTCCGGTTTTGCCCATTTCTTACAACGACGCCCTGCCGATTCTTCGAAATATCGGCGGTGAAACGGTCCCTGAAAGTTGGCGCGGCGGCCTGCCCATTACTTATCATCATGGTCCGGGACCGGCAAAAGTGCACATGAAATTGAAATTCGATTGGGGGGTGCGCCCGATTGTAAACGTCATCGGTTATTTGCGCGGCAGTGAAGAGCCGGATAAAATTATCATGACCGGCGGCCACCGCGATGCCTGGACATTTGGCGGCCGCGACCCCATTAGTGGTGCGGTTTCTTTGCTGGAATCAGCAAGGGTCATCGCCGACCTCGCCAAAAAAGGCTTTTGGCCGAAGAGAACCATTGCCTTTGCGAGCTGGGATGGGGAAGAATACGGTTTGATCGGCTCCACCGAATATGGCGAAGAATTTGCTGAAAAACTTCAGAGCGAGATGGTGGTTTATCTTAACCGGGAGAGTTACACGGCCGGGGATTTTAGCGCCGCAGGCAGCCATTCCCTGCAGCCCTTTATCAATGAAATTTCTCGCGAGGTCAGGGTTCCGGGAGACTCGCTCACCATCCACGAATCCTGGAGCAAACAATTTGATGAAACCGAACTTGTGGCTCAAGGGGCCCGCAAGGATGTTCGGCTCGGCGCTCTGGGTTCCGGCAGCGATTATACGGTCTTTCTGGATCACCTGGGGATTCCAGCAATCAATTTAGGATTTAGCTCCGGCAACGGTATTTATCATTCGCGCTATGACAGCCACTGGTTTTTTACAACCCACGGTGACCCGGGCTTCGCTTTTGGGGAAAAGCAAGCTGAGCTGGTGGCGATTTTTCTCACGCGCATGGCCAACGCCGACGTCCTGCCCTTTACTTACACCAGCACGACTGAAACCATTGACCGTTATCTGGACGAGCTCGATGAGGAACTCAAAAAGCGTGACTTAAACGAGTCCATTCATCTCGCAACGATTCATGCGGCGAATGCAGAATTGCAGGCAACGGCGACGGTACTCGATGGTGAAATCAGACGCATCTCACAAATGAGCGCGGCGGAAATAGACCGTCAAAGCGACCCAATAAAGCAGTTGAATAATTTGCTTCTAAAAGCGGAACAGGGCTTTCTGCATCAGGACGGCTTGCCGGGGCGGCCCTGGTACCGGCATCAAATTTATGCCCCCGGTTTTTACACCGGCTATGGCGTGAAAACCCTGCCGGGGGTTCGCGAAGCCATTGAGAAAAAAGATGTCGGGGAAGCTGAGCAGATGACCAAAGTCCTGGCTGAAACTCTGGAC